One Lysinibacillus fusiformis genomic window carries:
- a CDS encoding PolC-type DNA polymerase III — MEQQQEARMKFQMLLQQLELTDDVYMSFFEEGELSRLTVHKKNRLWHFTIKLRGILPFPLYQLFHTHLAEKFAAIAQINTTFETIEKNVTEELIQAYWLTVVEQIDDMAPTLKNCLVSQIPMWNGQKITLTCMQEMEFMMLKTKYAEKLSASYCQFGFPPIAMDFMLQDATEEMRVAQEAFIEQKRLEEAAMAQQAVQDFQKREQEKKDNPALAALGDRPFQLGMHIKDDEIMEIKRIVEEERRVIVEGFVFDTEIKELKSGRSLLQIKITDYTDSIIVKMFSRDNDDAELMQHLKKGMWVKVRGSVQTDTFIRDLIVMANDINEVKKETRQDKAPEGEKRVELHLHTPMSQMDAVTPVDRLVAQAAKWGHPAIAITDHAVVQSFPDAYGAGKKHGIKIIYGLEANLVDDGVPIAYAAEHRALEDATYVVFDVETTGLSTAYDTIIELAAVKIKGGNVIDKYESFANPHHALSATTIELTGITDDMVRNAPEVEQVIHEFHAFIEDAIVVAHNASFDMGFLYTGYKKYGLEDTVHPVIDTLELARLLHPTMKNHRLNTLCKKFGIELTQHHRAIYDTEATGYLLLHLLKEADELDIKYHDDFNKHIGGGDAYKKARPMHCTILAVDNDGLKNLFKIVTHAHTKTFYRVPRITRATLEQYREGLLIGSGCSNGEVFETMMNKSPEEAEKVARFYDYIEVQPKAVYAPLIERNVVRDEWTIEDIIRKLVKLGKKLNKPVVATGNVHYLDPTDAMFRQILIGSQGGANILNRSKLPEVHFRTTDEMLEEFDFLGPDIAKEVVVTNSQKIAAMIGDVKPIKDDLYTPKIEGSDDEVTNLTYEMAHRIYGDEMPEIVKARIEKELKSILGHGFGVIYLISAKLVKKSLADGYLVGSRGSVGSSLVATFMEITEVNPLPPHYICPDCKHAEFFDDGSVSSGYDLPNKDCTECGTPYKKDGQDIPFETFLGFKGDKVPDIDLNFSGEYQPQAHNYTKVLFGEDYVFRAGTIGTVAEKTAYGYVKGYANDHNLHFRGAEVDRLVQGCTGVKRTTGQHPGGIIVVPDYMDIFDFSPVQFPADAQDSEWRTTHFDFHSIHDNILKLDILGHDDPTVIRMLQDLSGIDPKTIPTDDPVVMKIFSSPESLGVTEKQIGCKTGTLGIPEFGTRFVRQMLEDTKPSTFSELVQISGLSHGTDVWLGNAQELIQNGTCVLKEVIGCRDDIMVYLIYQGLEPSLAFKIMESVRKGKGLSDEFEAEMLANKVPGWYIESCKKIKYMFPKAHAAAYVLMAVRIAWFKVHFPILYYAAYFTVRADDFDLIAMTQGSQMIRAKIDEINMKGLDASTKEKNLLTVMELALEMCERGMSFKKVDLYRSQASEFIIDGNSLIPPFDAIPGLGTNVAKTIVAAREDGEFLSKEDLQQRGRVSKTLIEYMDQLGCLEGMPDANQLSLF; from the coding sequence TTGGAACAGCAACAAGAGGCAAGAATGAAATTCCAAATGCTCTTGCAGCAACTAGAGTTAACTGATGATGTATATATGTCCTTTTTTGAAGAAGGCGAGTTATCACGCTTAACCGTGCATAAAAAAAATAGGCTCTGGCATTTTACTATTAAATTACGTGGAATTCTGCCGTTTCCGTTATATCAGCTTTTTCACACACATTTAGCTGAGAAATTTGCTGCTATTGCTCAAATAAATACAACCTTTGAAACGATTGAAAAAAATGTAACAGAGGAACTAATTCAAGCATATTGGCTAACGGTTGTAGAACAAATCGATGATATGGCGCCAACCTTGAAAAATTGCCTTGTCTCACAAATTCCTATGTGGAATGGTCAAAAGATTACCTTAACTTGCATGCAGGAAATGGAATTCATGATGCTGAAAACGAAGTATGCAGAGAAATTATCAGCAAGCTACTGTCAATTTGGATTCCCACCGATTGCGATGGATTTCATGCTACAAGATGCAACGGAAGAAATGCGAGTAGCACAAGAAGCCTTTATAGAGCAGAAGCGTTTAGAAGAAGCTGCAATGGCGCAACAAGCCGTGCAAGACTTCCAAAAACGTGAGCAGGAGAAGAAGGATAATCCAGCCTTGGCGGCACTTGGGGATCGACCATTCCAACTGGGTATGCATATTAAAGACGATGAAATCATGGAAATTAAGCGAATTGTTGAGGAAGAACGCCGCGTCATCGTAGAAGGTTTTGTGTTCGATACAGAAATTAAAGAGCTAAAAAGCGGTCGCTCGCTGTTGCAAATTAAAATTACCGACTATACAGATTCCATCATTGTGAAAATGTTCTCACGTGATAATGATGATGCAGAACTCATGCAACATTTAAAAAAAGGAATGTGGGTAAAAGTACGTGGCTCGGTGCAAACTGATACGTTTATTCGTGATTTAATCGTCATGGCCAATGATATTAATGAAGTGAAAAAAGAAACACGCCAGGACAAGGCACCAGAAGGCGAGAAACGTGTGGAATTACATTTGCATACGCCGATGAGTCAAATGGATGCGGTCACACCAGTAGATAGACTTGTGGCACAAGCTGCTAAGTGGGGACATCCAGCGATTGCTATTACCGATCATGCTGTTGTGCAATCTTTCCCAGATGCTTATGGAGCGGGGAAAAAACATGGCATTAAGATTATTTACGGTTTGGAAGCAAATTTAGTAGATGACGGTGTGCCGATTGCTTACGCCGCTGAGCATCGAGCGTTAGAAGATGCAACCTATGTCGTCTTTGACGTAGAAACAACAGGTCTCTCTACAGCTTACGATACGATCATTGAGCTCGCAGCTGTAAAAATAAAAGGCGGCAATGTTATCGACAAATATGAAAGTTTTGCAAATCCACATCATGCACTTTCAGCAACGACCATTGAACTGACAGGTATCACAGATGATATGGTACGTAATGCCCCGGAAGTCGAGCAAGTCATCCATGAGTTTCATGCATTTATTGAGGACGCTATCGTCGTGGCCCATAATGCATCCTTCGATATGGGCTTTTTATATACCGGATATAAGAAATATGGTCTAGAAGACACTGTTCATCCAGTAATTGATACGTTAGAGCTTGCACGTTTACTACATCCAACGATGAAAAATCATCGCTTAAATACACTGTGTAAGAAATTTGGGATTGAATTGACCCAGCATCACCGTGCCATTTATGATACAGAAGCAACTGGCTATTTATTATTGCATCTGTTAAAAGAAGCGGATGAACTGGATATCAAATATCATGATGACTTCAATAAGCATATCGGCGGTGGTGATGCGTATAAAAAGGCGCGACCAATGCACTGCACCATTTTAGCAGTAGATAATGATGGCCTGAAAAATCTGTTTAAAATTGTGACCCACGCCCATACAAAAACCTTTTACCGTGTACCACGGATAACACGTGCAACGCTCGAACAGTATAGAGAAGGACTATTAATCGGTTCAGGCTGCAGTAATGGAGAAGTGTTTGAAACGATGATGAATAAATCACCAGAGGAAGCGGAAAAAGTTGCGAGATTTTATGATTATATAGAAGTGCAACCTAAAGCTGTTTATGCACCATTAATCGAACGTAATGTTGTACGGGATGAATGGACGATTGAGGATATTATTCGTAAGCTTGTAAAGCTAGGGAAGAAGCTTAATAAGCCAGTCGTTGCAACCGGGAATGTTCATTACTTAGATCCGACAGATGCCATGTTTAGACAAATATTGATTGGTTCCCAAGGTGGTGCCAATATTTTAAATAGATCGAAGTTGCCAGAGGTGCATTTTAGAACGACGGACGAAATGCTCGAAGAATTTGATTTTTTAGGTCCAGATATTGCGAAAGAAGTTGTCGTTACAAATTCGCAAAAAATCGCAGCTATGATCGGTGATGTAAAACCGATTAAGGATGATCTCTATACACCAAAAATTGAAGGCTCTGATGATGAAGTGACAAATTTAACGTATGAGATGGCCCATCGTATTTACGGTGATGAAATGCCAGAAATCGTTAAAGCACGGATAGAGAAGGAATTAAAATCAATCTTAGGACATGGTTTTGGCGTTATCTATTTAATTTCCGCAAAGCTTGTGAAAAAATCACTGGCAGATGGCTATTTAGTAGGGTCTCGTGGTTCGGTTGGTTCTTCCCTTGTCGCTACCTTTATGGAAATTACCGAAGTGAACCCGCTACCACCTCATTATATTTGCCCTGATTGTAAGCATGCGGAGTTTTTTGACGATGGTTCGGTAAGCTCAGGCTATGACTTACCAAATAAAGACTGTACGGAATGTGGCACACCCTATAAAAAAGATGGTCAAGATATTCCATTCGAAACGTTCCTAGGCTTCAAAGGCGATAAAGTGCCAGATATTGATTTGAACTTCTCAGGTGAATATCAACCACAGGCACATAACTACACTAAGGTGCTGTTTGGTGAAGATTATGTATTCCGTGCAGGAACAATCGGTACAGTTGCAGAGAAAACAGCTTATGGTTATGTGAAGGGTTATGCAAACGACCATAATTTACATTTCCGTGGTGCTGAGGTAGATCGTTTAGTTCAAGGCTGTACCGGCGTAAAACGTACAACAGGGCAACATCCAGGTGGCATCATCGTAGTACCAGATTATATGGATATCTTTGACTTCTCACCCGTACAGTTTCCCGCGGATGCACAGGATTCAGAGTGGCGTACAACACATTTTGACTTCCACTCCATTCACGATAATATTCTAAAGCTCGATATTCTCGGACACGATGATCCGACTGTGATTCGAATGTTGCAGGATTTATCGGGTATTGACCCAAAAACCATTCCAACAGATGATCCGGTCGTTATGAAAATTTTTAGTTCACCTGAATCATTGGGTGTAACTGAAAAGCAAATTGGCTGTAAAACGGGAACGCTAGGAATCCCTGAGTTTGGTACACGTTTTGTGCGTCAAATGTTAGAAGATACAAAACCATCGACATTTTCGGAGCTTGTGCAAATCTCAGGACTTTCTCACGGCACGGATGTATGGCTTGGTAATGCACAAGAGCTCATACAAAATGGCACTTGTGTCCTAAAAGAGGTAATCGGCTGTCGTGATGACATCATGGTATATTTAATTTACCAAGGACTTGAACCTTCGTTGGCCTTTAAAATTATGGAGTCTGTTCGTAAAGGGAAAGGTTTATCCGACGAATTCGAAGCGGAAATGCTCGCAAATAAAGTGCCAGGCTGGTATATCGAATCATGTAAAAAGATTAAATACATGTTCCCGAAGGCCCATGCGGCTGCTTATGTCTTAATGGCAGTACGTATAGCTTGGTTTAAGGTTCATTTCCCAATTCTATATTATGCAGCGTACTTCACAGTGCGTGCAGATGATTTTGATTTGATTGCGATGACACAGGGCTCACAGATGATTCGTGCAAAAATTGATGAAATCAATATGAAGGGCTTAGATGCTTCCACTAAAGAGAAAAACTTATTGACGGTTATGGAACTCGCGCTTGAAATGTGCGAACGTGGTATGAGTTTCAAGAAGGTTGACTTATATCGCTCACAAGCCAGTGAATTTATTATTGATGGTAATTCCTTGATTCCACCGTTCGATGCGATTCCTGGACTTGGTACAAACGTTGCAAAAACAATTGTAGCTGCTCGTGAAGACGGTGAGTTTTTATCGAAGGAAGATTTACAGCAACGTGGTCGAGTTTCAAAAACACTCATTGAGTACATGGATCAATTAGGTTGCTTAGAAGGTATGCCCGACGCAAATCAACTTTCATTATTTTAA
- the rimP gene encoding ribosome maturation factor RimP: MSKVPSVIEELAIPIVEELNLELVNVEFVKEGRNWFLRVYVDTPEGGIDIDQCAQVSERLSLLLDEKDPITQNYYLEVSSPGAERPLKKDADFEKAIGKLIYVKTYEPIKDMKEFQGYLTSYDNHTLVMEVRIKTRKIIVIIEQEKIALARLAIDFSA; encoded by the coding sequence ATGAGCAAAGTACCATCTGTTATTGAAGAACTTGCCATTCCAATTGTTGAAGAGTTAAATCTTGAGTTAGTGAATGTCGAGTTCGTAAAAGAAGGACGTAACTGGTTTTTACGTGTTTATGTAGATACACCTGAGGGTGGAATTGACATTGACCAATGTGCTCAAGTTAGTGAAAGACTTAGTTTACTGTTGGATGAAAAAGATCCGATTACACAAAACTATTATTTAGAAGTATCTTCACCAGGTGCAGAACGTCCATTGAAAAAAGATGCTGATTTTGAAAAAGCGATTGGTAAATTAATTTATGTAAAAACCTATGAGCCCATCAAGGACATGAAGGAATTCCAAGGCTACTTAACGTCATACGATAATCATACATTAGTGATGGAAGTACGTATAAAAACGCGAAAAATTATAGTTATAATTGAACAGGAAAAAATCGCTTTGGCACGACTTGCCATCGATTTCTCAGCATAA
- a CDS encoding proline--tRNA ligase — MKQSKTFIPTLREVPADADVKSHKQLLRAGFIRQNTSGVYSYLPLAKRVLTKIESIIREEMEAVNSIELLMPALQSAELWQESGRWEKYGPELMRLKDRHDRDFALGPTHEEVITTLVRDEIKSYKKLPLTLYQIQTKFRDEKRPRFGLLRGREFIMKDAYSFHASRESLDETYDDMYRAYSNIFTRLGLNYRAVIADAGSIGGKGTHEFMCLSEIGEDTIAYSDTSDYAANIEMAEVIVDYQPSSEALKDLDKVATPDQKTIEEVSVFLNIEASKVIKSLVFDVDGELVVVLARGDHEINDIKLKNALDAGNVELASEEAIRELLGCGVGSIGPVKLPVDVKVVADQAIKSIRNGVAGANEDGFHIVNVNPERDFAVNEYLDIRFIQEGDPSPDGQGFIKFAEGIEVGHIFKLGTTYSAKMNGTFLDEQGKAQPFIMGCYGIGVSRILAAVAEHFQDDNGFTWPIQLAPYDIHVVPVNAKDEAQVALADELYGLLKSYRYDVLLDDRAERVGVKFADADLIGLPVRVTVGKKASEGIVEVKFRQSGETFEWQKEEVIDRLNEFFRKN, encoded by the coding sequence ATGAAGCAAAGTAAAACATTTATCCCTACGCTACGTGAAGTACCTGCTGATGCAGATGTTAAATCACATAAGCAATTACTACGTGCAGGGTTTATTCGTCAAAATACAAGTGGGGTATACTCGTATTTACCGCTTGCAAAACGTGTGTTAACAAAAATTGAAAGTATTATTCGTGAAGAGATGGAAGCTGTTAATTCTATCGAATTATTAATGCCAGCCCTACAATCTGCAGAGCTTTGGCAGGAATCTGGTCGTTGGGAAAAATACGGCCCAGAATTAATGCGTTTAAAAGACCGTCATGATCGCGATTTTGCATTAGGACCAACGCATGAAGAAGTGATTACAACTTTAGTACGCGATGAAATTAAATCATATAAAAAATTACCTTTAACACTCTATCAAATTCAAACAAAATTCCGTGATGAAAAACGTCCTCGCTTCGGCTTATTACGTGGACGCGAATTTATTATGAAAGATGCATATTCTTTCCACGCATCTCGTGAAAGCTTAGATGAAACATATGATGATATGTACCGTGCATATTCAAATATCTTCACTCGACTGGGCTTAAACTACCGTGCAGTAATTGCGGATGCAGGTTCAATTGGTGGTAAAGGAACGCATGAATTCATGTGTCTTTCTGAAATCGGGGAAGATACGATTGCCTACTCTGATACTTCTGATTATGCGGCAAATATTGAGATGGCTGAAGTCATTGTTGACTATCAACCTTCATCAGAAGCATTAAAAGACCTAGATAAAGTAGCAACACCAGATCAAAAAACAATCGAAGAAGTATCGGTTTTCTTAAATATCGAGGCTTCAAAAGTTATCAAATCATTAGTGTTTGATGTTGACGGTGAATTAGTTGTAGTTCTTGCTCGTGGTGATCACGAAATTAATGATATTAAACTGAAAAATGCATTAGATGCTGGAAACGTTGAACTTGCAAGTGAAGAAGCAATTCGTGAATTACTTGGCTGTGGTGTTGGCTCAATTGGTCCAGTTAAATTACCGGTTGATGTGAAAGTAGTTGCTGATCAAGCTATTAAATCAATTCGTAACGGTGTAGCTGGTGCGAACGAAGACGGCTTCCACATAGTGAATGTTAACCCAGAGCGTGATTTCGCCGTGAATGAATATTTAGATATTCGTTTTATCCAAGAGGGAGATCCGTCTCCTGATGGACAAGGGTTTATCAAATTTGCAGAAGGTATCGAGGTCGGTCATATTTTCAAATTGGGCACAACATACTCTGCAAAAATGAATGGTACATTCCTAGATGAGCAAGGGAAGGCACAACCATTTATTATGGGCTGCTACGGCATTGGCGTTTCACGTATTTTAGCAGCTGTAGCCGAACATTTTCAAGATGACAATGGTTTTACATGGCCTATACAATTAGCGCCATATGATATTCATGTCGTGCCTGTGAATGCAAAGGATGAGGCACAAGTTGCTTTAGCGGATGAGTTATACGGCTTATTGAAATCATATCGCTATGATGTGCTTTTAGATGATCGCGCTGAACGAGTAGGCGTTAAATTTGCGGATGCTGATCTGATTGGTCTACCTGTTCGTGTAACAGTTGGTAAAAAGGCGTCAGAAGGTATAGTTGAAGTGAAATTCCGTCAATCAGGCGAAACGTTTGAATGGCAAAAAGAAGAGGTCATTGATCGCTTAAACGAATTTTTCCGCAAGAACTAA
- the rseP gene encoding RIP metalloprotease RseP, with the protein MQTAIAFIFIFGSLVFFHELGHFLFAKRAGIMVREFAIGMGPKIYGKTHGETIYTIRLLPIGGYVRMAGEDMDGTELQPGYRVGLIVNEDNIVKKIIFNQNNRQIPDLLFLEVERADLEKDLFIEGYDEEEKLVRYSVSRNCVLVENGRETLIAPYDRQFNAKTVGQRAMTIFAGPLFNFILAFFIYLLIGLFNGVPTYEPIITEVVENDPAAQAGMLAGDKVTSIDGQVVEKWQDLAAIVQDRPGETIDVTVERSGQLVNLTMVVKETKQDGRKYGQIGVLYDSPREFNPLKAVVFGAQETYNMTMKIFELLGMLITGKFTIDALSGPVGIYKATEQVAQYGFMNLMNWAAMLSINLGIMNLLPLPALDGGRLLFFGFEALRGKPIDRQKEGIVHFVGIVLLMILMVVVTWNDIQRFFF; encoded by the coding sequence ATGCAAACAGCCATTGCATTTATTTTTATTTTTGGATCCCTTGTGTTCTTTCATGAACTTGGTCACTTCCTATTTGCGAAACGCGCAGGAATTATGGTTCGTGAATTTGCTATAGGGATGGGTCCAAAAATTTACGGCAAAACACATGGCGAAACAATCTATACAATACGTTTATTGCCGATTGGTGGTTACGTTCGTATGGCAGGCGAGGATATGGACGGAACGGAATTACAGCCAGGCTACCGTGTAGGGCTCATTGTCAATGAAGATAACATAGTTAAAAAGATAATCTTCAATCAAAATAATAGGCAAATACCAGATTTATTATTTTTAGAAGTTGAGCGTGCGGATTTAGAAAAAGATTTATTTATAGAGGGCTATGATGAAGAAGAAAAGCTAGTTCGATACAGTGTCTCACGAAATTGTGTACTTGTTGAGAATGGCAGAGAAACCTTAATTGCACCATATGATCGCCAATTTAACGCAAAAACAGTTGGTCAACGTGCTATGACGATTTTTGCTGGACCTTTGTTTAACTTTATTTTAGCATTTTTCATCTATTTGCTGATTGGTTTATTTAACGGCGTACCTACATATGAGCCGATTATTACAGAAGTAGTAGAAAATGATCCAGCCGCTCAGGCAGGTATGCTTGCAGGTGATAAGGTGACATCGATTGACGGACAAGTCGTTGAAAAATGGCAAGATTTAGCGGCAATTGTGCAGGATCGTCCAGGAGAAACAATTGATGTAACGGTTGAGCGCAGTGGGCAGTTAGTAAACTTGACTATGGTGGTAAAGGAAACCAAACAGGATGGCCGGAAATATGGTCAAATAGGTGTTCTTTACGACAGTCCACGAGAATTTAATCCGCTAAAGGCAGTCGTGTTCGGTGCACAAGAAACGTACAATATGACGATGAAGATTTTTGAGCTTCTAGGCATGCTTATTACTGGGAAATTTACGATAGATGCTTTATCTGGTCCAGTAGGTATATATAAAGCGACAGAGCAGGTAGCGCAGTATGGTTTCATGAATTTAATGAATTGGGCTGCAATGTTAAGCATCAACCTAGGTATTATGAATTTACTACCTCTTCCAGCACTAGATGGTGGCCGGTTACTATTCTTTGGTTTCGAGGCACTTCGAGGCAAGCCAATCGATCGTCAAAAAGAAGGGATCGTTCATTTTGTTGGCATTGTATTGTTAATGATTTTAATGGTCGTAGTCACATGGAATGATATCCAACGATTTTTCTTTTAA